In one Kwoniella botswanensis chromosome 3, complete sequence genomic region, the following are encoded:
- a CDS encoding ribosomal protein L13 translates to MSATKGKTALALTRVWHHTNAQHRVLGNLASRIAWVLMGKHKPTYDPAVDAGDYVVVSNASNVHLTGKKGTDKVYYSHTGYMGGLKAVPITRMRERRPEEIIRRAVSGMLPKNTFRDRRLERLKIFAGPAPEVYVNNSLTTWRDQVGSNISQSGPAAGQTSQTSA, encoded by the exons ATGTCAGCGACGAAAGGAAAG ACCGCTCTCGCTCTTACTCGGGTCTGGCATCACACCAATGCTCAGCATAGGGTTCTTGGTAATCTCGCAAGCAGAATAGCGTGGGTGTTGATGGGGAAACACAAGCCAACGTATGATCCAGCCG TCGATGCAGGAGATTATGTTGTCGTTTCGAACGCATCGAACGTCCATCTGACAGGGAAGAAGGGTACCGATAAAGTCTATTACTCACATACCGGTTACATGGGAGGATTAAAAGCTGTCCCAATAAcgaggatgagagagaggCGACCAGAAGAG ATCATACGGCGAGCAGTATCAGGAATGTTACCGAAGAACACTTTTCGGGATCGACGTCTGGAACGTTTAAAGATTTTCGCGGGACCTGCACCGGAGGTCTACGTCAACAATTCCTTGACGACATGGAGGGATCAGGTAGGATCGAATATATCACAGTCAGGACCAGCAGCAGGGCAAACTTCACAGACTAGCGCATAA